A genome region from Kaistia algarum includes the following:
- a CDS encoding LpxI family protein has translation MAAKDAAPLALVCGGGSFPMAIADSALRDGRPVVLFAIRGFADPVAVERYQHEWIHLGAAKELTSALRRRGCRDIVIVGNVLRPHWWQIRLDWMTIRLLPRILAAMRGGDDHLLSRLAEFVEEQGFALLGAHDVAPDLLVPAGVFGSVPPRPADLEDARIGLELVRTLGPFDVGQGVVVAQRHVQAVEAAEGTDWMLERCALLRERGRVKLPGRSGVLVKAPKPGQDRRVDLPSIGKRTVEMAAKAGLAGIAVEAGGVLAVDVEDMIREADARGLFLFGLDP, from the coding sequence ATGGCCGCCAAGGACGCGGCGCCTCTGGCGCTGGTCTGTGGCGGCGGTTCTTTTCCCATGGCGATCGCCGATTCGGCGCTTCGAGACGGCCGGCCGGTCGTGCTGTTCGCAATCCGCGGCTTCGCCGATCCGGTAGCCGTCGAACGCTATCAGCATGAGTGGATCCATCTTGGCGCCGCGAAGGAACTGACCTCGGCGCTACGCCGCCGCGGCTGCCGCGATATCGTCATCGTCGGCAATGTGCTGCGCCCGCATTGGTGGCAGATCCGGCTCGACTGGATGACGATCCGCCTCCTGCCGAGAATTCTCGCGGCCATGCGAGGCGGCGATGATCATCTGCTCTCGCGTCTTGCGGAATTCGTCGAGGAGCAGGGTTTCGCACTTCTGGGGGCGCACGACGTGGCGCCCGATCTGCTGGTCCCCGCCGGCGTGTTCGGCAGTGTGCCGCCTCGGCCGGCGGATCTCGAAGATGCGCGCATCGGGCTTGAACTGGTTCGCACCCTCGGACCCTTCGATGTAGGGCAGGGCGTCGTGGTGGCGCAGCGTCATGTCCAGGCCGTCGAGGCGGCGGAGGGGACGGACTGGATGCTGGAGCGCTGCGCGCTGTTGCGCGAGCGTGGCCGCGTCAAGCTGCCGGGGCGGTCGGGCGTGCTGGTCAAGGCGCCGAAGCCGGGTCAGGATCGGCGCGTCGACCTGCCGTCGATCGGAAAGCGAACCGTCGAAATGGCGGCCAAGGCCGGACTTGCGGGAATCGCGGTTGAGGCCGGCGGAGTCCTCGCCGTCGATGTTGAAGACATGATTCGCGAGGCCGATGCGCGCGGCCTCTTCCTGTTCGGCCTCGATCCATGA
- the bamA gene encoding outer membrane protein assembly factor BamA, translated as MFSQISVLSAGPAQAEVVSSIVVQGGQRIDAETVKNYVLIKPGQNFTPNDINESIKALYATGLFSDVKIAKRGNSLVVTVAENNVVGSVRFEGNKKLKDDMLSAVIETKPRGILSDAKLQSDVERLKEAYKRNGRAEATVEVQTIPRDTGRTDVVFKITEGTRTGISSINFVGNKAFSSGRLRNVMTIKRTDFTSWLSKRDQFDEAKLQADEELIRRMYMRNGFADFRIVNTDVAFDEVKNRYNITITIEEGPRYTFGSVQVDSSIASVVPASLMPYVQTKSGKVFNADLVQKSTEKVSLALLSQGHSFAQVRPRGDRDYANHTINVTYLVDEGPRLYVERLDIRGNTRTRDYVIRREFNISEGDAYNKALIDQAERRLKNLGYFKTVNIATQPGSSPDRVIVVVNVEDQSTGSFSVGGGYTTDQGGGFIATVALTEKNFLGRGQYLKVSVGGGASDRTFNVSWTEPFFLGRRMSFGFDALYNQAEQTDYRPYNMNTWGGTLRLGLPITDEWNVQFNYKLAQRDVTSWGSEYLADWGAFAQLYPKGSWINSSVGYVLTYTTIDNFQNPRNGTFVQLAQDFAGLGGDGQFIRSTIDARYYKEIMPDSDMVGLIKAGAGNIMGLGGQDVQVLDNFYRGGETIRGFASYGYGARYLGNVSNYAIGGTTYYNVTAELQFPLPLMPEEFGLRGAVFADAGTLYGYEGLEGLNIEDSSMIRSSVGASIIWNSPFGILRGDFGQALTKATYDQTQVFRFSAGTQF; from the coding sequence TTGTTTAGCCAGATCTCCGTGCTGAGCGCGGGCCCGGCGCAGGCCGAGGTCGTCAGTTCGATTGTGGTGCAGGGCGGCCAGCGAATCGACGCTGAGACCGTCAAGAACTACGTGCTGATCAAGCCCGGCCAGAATTTCACTCCGAACGACATCAACGAGTCGATCAAGGCTCTCTATGCGACGGGCCTGTTTTCGGACGTCAAGATCGCGAAGCGGGGCAATTCCCTCGTCGTGACGGTCGCCGAGAACAATGTGGTCGGCAGCGTTCGTTTTGAAGGCAACAAGAAGCTCAAGGACGACATGCTGTCGGCCGTCATCGAGACGAAGCCGCGCGGAATCCTGAGTGATGCCAAGCTCCAGAGCGATGTCGAGCGCCTGAAGGAAGCCTACAAGCGCAACGGACGTGCCGAGGCGACGGTCGAGGTGCAGACGATCCCGCGCGACACGGGCCGTACCGATGTCGTCTTCAAGATCACCGAAGGCACGCGTACCGGAATTTCGAGCATCAACTTCGTCGGCAACAAGGCCTTCTCGTCCGGCCGCCTGCGCAATGTGATGACGATCAAGCGGACCGACTTCACCAGCTGGCTGTCGAAGCGCGACCAGTTCGACGAGGCTAAGCTGCAGGCCGATGAGGAGCTCATCCGCCGCATGTATATGCGCAACGGTTTCGCCGACTTCCGCATCGTCAACACCGATGTCGCGTTCGACGAAGTGAAGAACCGCTACAACATCACGATCACGATCGAAGAAGGCCCTCGCTACACATTCGGTAGCGTGCAGGTGGACTCGTCGATCGCCAGCGTCGTGCCGGCCAGTCTGATGCCTTATGTGCAGACGAAGTCGGGCAAGGTCTTCAACGCCGATCTGGTGCAGAAGTCGACGGAGAAGGTGAGCCTCGCGCTGCTGAGCCAGGGCCACTCCTTCGCCCAGGTTCGTCCCCGCGGCGACCGTGACTATGCCAACCACACGATCAACGTGACCTATCTCGTCGATGAGGGTCCGAGGCTCTATGTCGAGCGGTTGGACATTCGCGGCAACACCCGTACCCGTGACTATGTCATCCGTCGTGAATTCAACATCTCGGAAGGCGATGCCTACAACAAGGCGCTGATCGACCAGGCCGAGCGTCGGCTGAAGAATCTCGGCTACTTCAAGACGGTCAACATCGCCACGCAGCCCGGCAGCTCGCCTGACCGCGTTATCGTTGTCGTCAATGTCGAGGACCAGTCGACTGGTTCGTTCTCGGTGGGCGGCGGCTACACGACTGACCAGGGCGGCGGCTTCATCGCCACCGTGGCTCTGACCGAGAAGAACTTCCTCGGCCGCGGCCAGTATCTGAAGGTCTCGGTGGGCGGCGGCGCCTCCGACCGTACATTCAACGTGTCGTGGACCGAGCCCTTCTTCCTCGGCCGCCGCATGTCGTTCGGCTTCGACGCGCTCTACAATCAGGCGGAACAGACGGATTACCGTCCGTACAACATGAACACCTGGGGCGGCACGCTGCGTCTCGGCCTGCCGATCACCGACGAGTGGAATGTTCAGTTCAACTACAAGTTGGCGCAGCGCGACGTGACGTCGTGGGGTTCGGAGTACTTGGCCGATTGGGGCGCCTTCGCCCAGCTGTATCCGAAGGGCTCGTGGATCAACTCGTCCGTCGGCTATGTCTTGACCTACACGACGATCGACAACTTCCAGAACCCGCGTAACGGCACGTTCGTCCAGCTGGCGCAGGACTTCGCGGGCCTTGGCGGTGACGGCCAATTCATTCGGTCGACCATCGATGCGCGCTACTACAAGGAGATCATGCCGGACTCCGATATGGTCGGGTTGATCAAGGCTGGTGCCGGTAACATCATGGGCCTCGGCGGCCAGGACGTTCAGGTGCTCGATAACTTCTATCGTGGCGGCGAGACAATCCGTGGCTTCGCGTCCTACGGTTATGGTGCGCGCTACCTCGGCAATGTCAGCAACTACGCCATCGGCGGCACGACCTACTATAATGTGACGGCCGAACTGCAGTTCCCGCTGCCACTTATGCCGGAAGAGTTCGGTCTGCGCGGTGCGGTCTTCGCCGATGCGGGTACGTTGTATGGCTATGAAGGCCTTGAGGGCCTGAACATCGAGGACAGCTCGATGATCCGTTCCTCGGTTGGTGCCTCCATCATCTGGAACTCGCCGTTCGGTATCCTGCGTGGCGATTTCGGCCAGGCGCTCACCAAGGCGACCTACGACCAGACGCAGGTCTTCCGCTTCAGCGCTGGTACGCAGTTCTGA
- the lpxB gene encoding lipid-A-disaccharide synthase codes for MSRLPHPGLDVFVVAGEESGDALGAPVMRALREHHGGATFRGVGGDRMLAEGLHSLFPMEDITAMGFGAVVAKLPLILRRLRETVAAIVANPPDVLLLVDSPDFTHRVARRVRRLRPEIPIVKYVAPTVWAWRPGRARAMTPSIDHVLALFPFEPAVMQRLGGPPTTYVGHPLLSELDRLRPGPGESERRRSGRPVVLALPGSRGQEVRRLASVFGDTFGRLAMAGHDFELVLPTTRRLLSMVTEVTRDWPITPRVVSGHDDKLAAFRSARAALAASGTVTLELALAGVPHVGAYRVAPWEAELAKRVLTVKSALLVNIMLDAPVIPEFLQYDCRPESLAEAMAPLLVDGPERQEQLDGFDHLVALMGTDGKPPAEIAADIVARLAREGRGHAAARQIAASPPFGS; via the coding sequence ATGAGCCGTCTCCCGCATCCGGGCCTCGACGTCTTCGTCGTCGCTGGAGAAGAGTCGGGCGATGCGCTCGGCGCGCCGGTCATGCGCGCGTTGCGGGAGCACCATGGCGGGGCGACGTTTCGCGGGGTGGGCGGCGACAGGATGCTGGCCGAGGGCCTGCATTCCCTCTTTCCCATGGAGGACATCACGGCGATGGGCTTCGGCGCCGTCGTCGCGAAACTGCCGCTCATCCTTCGTCGGCTAAGGGAGACGGTTGCCGCGATTGTCGCCAATCCGCCGGATGTGCTGCTCCTGGTGGATTCGCCCGATTTCACCCATCGCGTCGCGCGTCGCGTCCGCCGCCTCAGACCCGAGATTCCGATCGTGAAATATGTCGCGCCGACGGTCTGGGCCTGGCGGCCGGGCAGGGCACGCGCGATGACGCCGTCGATCGATCACGTGTTGGCGCTGTTCCCGTTCGAGCCCGCGGTGATGCAGCGCCTCGGCGGCCCGCCGACGACCTATGTCGGCCACCCACTCCTGAGCGAGTTGGATCGATTGCGGCCCGGCCCTGGTGAGAGCGAGCGCCGCCGGTCGGGCCGGCCGGTCGTGCTGGCGCTGCCTGGCAGCCGCGGGCAGGAAGTACGTCGGCTTGCCTCGGTGTTCGGAGATACCTTCGGCCGGCTGGCGATGGCTGGCCATGACTTCGAGCTCGTCCTGCCGACGACACGGCGCCTGCTGTCCATGGTCACGGAGGTGACGCGCGACTGGCCAATCACGCCGCGCGTCGTTTCCGGCCACGACGACAAGCTCGCAGCCTTCCGCTCGGCGCGGGCAGCGCTCGCCGCTTCCGGGACGGTGACGCTCGAATTGGCGCTCGCCGGCGTGCCTCATGTCGGTGCGTATCGCGTGGCGCCCTGGGAGGCGGAACTCGCCAAGCGCGTCCTGACCGTCAAGTCGGCGCTGCTCGTCAACATCATGCTGGATGCGCCGGTCATACCGGAGTTCCTGCAGTATGATTGCCGACCCGAGAGCCTTGCCGAGGCTATGGCGCCGCTGCTCGTGGATGGCCCAGAACGCCAGGAGCAGTTGGATGGCTTTGACCACCTCGTCGCTCTGATGGGAACCGACGGCAAGCCGCCTGCCGAAATCGCCGCCGACATAGTCGCGAGGCTCGCCCGGGAGGGGCGCGGCCATGCTGCGGCGCGGCAGATCGCGGCATCGCCACCTTTTGGCTCTTAG
- the fabZ gene encoding 3-hydroxyacyl-ACP dehydratase FabZ, with protein MDEAPKSLATADILRLLELLPHRYPFLLVDRIIEIDGDESAIGIKNVTFNEPHFQGHFPSKPVMPGVLIIEGMAQTAGAICLAARPGKPQLVYFLTIDNCKFRKPVEPGDVLEYHVRKLKNRGNLWRFQSEAKVGGVKVAEAEISAMLVGQ; from the coding sequence ATGGACGAGGCCCCGAAGAGCCTGGCAACCGCCGACATATTGCGGCTGCTCGAACTCCTGCCGCACCGCTATCCGTTTCTGCTGGTCGACCGGATCATCGAGATCGACGGCGACGAGAGCGCGATCGGCATCAAGAACGTCACCTTCAACGAGCCGCATTTCCAGGGGCATTTTCCGTCCAAGCCGGTTATGCCGGGCGTCCTCATCATCGAGGGCATGGCGCAGACGGCGGGCGCGATCTGCCTGGCGGCGCGGCCGGGGAAGCCGCAGCTCGTCTATTTCCTGACGATCGACAATTGCAAGTTCCGCAAGCCGGTGGAGCCGGGCGACGTGCTCGAATATCACGTGCGCAAGCTCAAGAACCGGGGCAATCTCTGGCGCTTCCAGAGCGAGGCGAAAGTCGGCGGCGTGAAGGTCGCCGAGGCAGAAATCAGCGCCATGCTGGTGGGGCAGTAA
- the rseP gene encoding RIP metalloprotease RseP: protein MEVFGQIGQFGSGTLGYIVPFLFVLTLVVFVHELGHFLVARWCGVKVKAFSIGFGPELFGFDDRHGTRWKLSALPLGGYVRFSGDEDAASTPDRAAIEAMSEEERRTSFAGKSVWQRAAIVAAGPAANFILAIAIFAGIFALYGREVTSARVDQIVPGSAAERAGFKPGDLVLSIDGSPIDSFNDLQRIVSMNSDETLQLVVQRGDGQVNLVATPERKEVKDRFGNIYKMGQLGIGHDASGGNVKVERFSVPQAIVLGAEETWSVVDRTFTYIGRLFTGRESTDQLSGMIGVARASGQVATLGFVALVNLAAILSVSIGLLNLFPIPMLDGGHLMFYLVEALRGRPLSARAQDIGFRIGLAAVVMLMIFTTWNDIIHLSSL, encoded by the coding sequence ATGGAAGTCTTCGGGCAGATCGGACAATTCGGATCCGGAACCCTCGGTTATATCGTTCCCTTCCTCTTCGTCCTGACCCTGGTGGTCTTCGTGCACGAGCTGGGCCATTTCCTCGTCGCGCGCTGGTGCGGCGTCAAGGTCAAGGCGTTTTCGATCGGCTTTGGACCGGAGCTCTTCGGCTTCGACGATCGCCACGGCACGCGCTGGAAGCTGTCGGCCTTGCCGCTCGGCGGCTATGTCCGTTTTTCCGGCGATGAGGATGCCGCCAGCACGCCCGACCGCGCGGCAATCGAGGCTATGTCGGAGGAGGAGCGCCGGACGTCGTTCGCCGGCAAGTCCGTCTGGCAGCGCGCGGCGATCGTCGCTGCCGGCCCCGCGGCGAATTTCATTCTGGCGATTGCGATATTCGCCGGGATCTTCGCGCTCTACGGCCGTGAGGTAACGTCGGCCCGGGTCGACCAGATCGTTCCGGGCAGCGCCGCCGAACGGGCTGGCTTTAAGCCGGGCGACCTCGTGCTCTCCATCGACGGCTCGCCGATCGACAGCTTCAACGATCTGCAGCGAATCGTCTCGATGAATTCCGACGAGACGCTCCAGCTCGTCGTCCAGCGCGGCGATGGCCAGGTGAACCTCGTCGCGACGCCCGAGCGCAAGGAGGTCAAGGACCGATTCGGCAACATCTATAAGATGGGCCAGCTCGGCATCGGCCACGACGCCTCGGGCGGCAACGTCAAGGTCGAGCGATTCTCGGTTCCGCAGGCGATCGTCCTGGGCGCCGAGGAGACGTGGTCGGTCGTCGACCGGACCTTCACCTATATCGGGCGCCTGTTCACGGGCCGCGAATCGACCGACCAGCTGAGCGGAATGATCGGCGTCGCGCGCGCTTCGGGGCAGGTCGCGACGCTGGGATTCGTCGCGCTCGTCAATCTCGCGGCCATACTCTCGGTCAGCATCGGCCTGCTCAATCTCTTCCCGATTCCCATGCTCGATGGCGGGCATCTGATGTTCTATCTGGTCGAAGCTCTGCGCGGCCGTCCCCTCAGTGCGCGGGCCCAGGACATTGGTTTCCGCATAGGGCTTGCCGCTGTCGTGATGCTGATGATCTTCACGACTTGGAACGATATCATCCACTTGTCATCGCTATGA
- the cydB gene encoding cytochrome d ubiquinol oxidase subunit II produces the protein MSIPLDYEILRLIWWLLLGVLLIGFAVMDGFDLGVGALLPFVARNDDERRVVINAVGPVWEGNQVWLILGGGAIFAAWPALYAASFSGFYLAMMVILFALIIRPVGFKFRSKLADPRWRALWDWGLFVGGFVPALIFGVAVGNVLQGVPFTLDDILRPSYHGSFFGLLLPFALLSGLISVAMLVAHGAAMLTLKTSGPIFERARSYGRLASLLTIVLFALAGLWVATSLPGYVVTSVQDALGPSNPIGKTVVTQPGGWMLNYGKYSWMIAAPVLGFLGSLIAIAGFSARSAWTAFLGTAISIVGIISTAGLSLFPFLLPSSLDPGKSLTVWDASSSHLTLWIMLIVTCIFLPIVLAYTAFVYRVMRGKVTTEGLGRNPNAY, from the coding sequence ATGAGCATCCCTCTCGATTATGAAATCCTCCGCCTGATCTGGTGGCTGCTGCTTGGCGTATTGCTGATCGGCTTCGCGGTGATGGACGGCTTCGACCTCGGCGTTGGCGCCCTTCTGCCCTTCGTCGCCCGCAACGACGACGAGCGGCGCGTCGTCATCAACGCCGTCGGCCCGGTGTGGGAAGGCAACCAGGTCTGGCTGATCCTCGGCGGCGGCGCGATCTTCGCCGCCTGGCCGGCGCTCTATGCCGCCTCCTTCTCCGGCTTCTACCTCGCCATGATGGTGATCCTCTTCGCGCTCATCATCCGGCCGGTCGGCTTCAAGTTCCGCTCCAAGCTCGCGGATCCGCGCTGGCGCGCACTCTGGGATTGGGGCCTCTTCGTCGGCGGCTTCGTGCCGGCGCTGATCTTCGGCGTCGCCGTCGGCAATGTGCTGCAGGGCGTGCCGTTCACGCTGGACGACATATTGCGGCCGTCCTATCACGGCTCGTTCTTCGGCCTGCTTCTGCCCTTCGCACTGCTTAGCGGCCTGATCAGCGTCGCGATGCTCGTCGCCCATGGCGCCGCAATGCTGACGCTCAAGACCAGCGGCCCGATTTTCGAGCGTGCGCGTTCCTATGGCCGCCTCGCCTCGCTCCTGACGATCGTGCTTTTCGCGCTCGCCGGCCTCTGGGTCGCCACAAGCCTGCCCGGATATGTGGTCACCAGCGTGCAGGACGCGCTCGGCCCGTCCAATCCGATCGGCAAGACGGTCGTCACGCAACCAGGCGGCTGGATGCTGAACTATGGCAAGTACAGCTGGATGATCGCCGCGCCGGTGCTCGGCTTTCTCGGCAGCCTGATCGCGATCGCAGGCTTCTCGGCCCGCTCGGCCTGGACTGCCTTCCTCGGCACGGCGATCTCGATCGTCGGCATCATCTCGACGGCGGGCCTGTCGCTGTTCCCATTCCTGCTGCCGTCATCGCTCGATCCCGGCAAGAGCCTCACCGTCTGGGACGCTTCGTCCTCGCACCTGACGCTGTGGATCATGCTGATCGTCACCTGCATCTTCCTGCCGATCGTCCTCGCCTATACGGCCTTCGTCTATCGGGTGATGCGCGGCAAGGTCACGACCGAAGGTCTCGGCCGTAATCCCAACGCCTACTGA
- a CDS encoding CorA family divalent cation transporter, with amino-acid sequence MSVPSRPVSGVIWLYQFDASGRARSLPIDTPFDLFDPNDGFLWLHLDLVDRLARDWVEKLARLPLAARQTLLATDEHPLLDCDPAMLWGVFVDTIEDPDDDSLRAAPMRFVLGDGFLVTGRRHPVRSAALMRHRLDGGHAVTDGPVGLFELMISQVLRAIAERLRELRNEEDSIEDRVLDDRLHDESKRLAPLRRTAVRLRRQLTAFRGILKHFAEDNADKPSHEGSRAAAERLFRRIEELDQEVLEVQDRARFLQDEIAAKLANTTNRHLYVLSILTAMLMPATLVTGIFGMNTSDLWLEKGGHGTLIAIFIAGSASIGVLYLLRRLGFFD; translated from the coding sequence TTGAGCGTCCCAAGCCGCCCGGTTTCCGGCGTGATCTGGCTATACCAGTTCGACGCCAGCGGGCGGGCGCGGTCCCTGCCGATCGACACGCCGTTTGATCTGTTCGATCCCAACGACGGCTTCCTGTGGCTGCATCTCGATCTCGTCGATCGTCTGGCGCGGGACTGGGTCGAGAAGCTCGCGAGGCTGCCGCTGGCGGCGCGTCAGACCTTGCTCGCAACCGACGAACATCCGTTGCTCGATTGCGATCCCGCCATGCTGTGGGGCGTCTTCGTCGATACGATCGAGGATCCCGACGATGACAGCCTGCGCGCGGCGCCGATGCGCTTCGTCCTCGGCGACGGCTTCCTCGTCACAGGCCGGCGGCATCCCGTCCGCTCCGCCGCGTTGATGCGACATCGCCTCGATGGCGGCCATGCCGTTACCGATGGTCCGGTAGGGCTGTTCGAGTTGATGATCTCCCAGGTGCTGCGCGCGATCGCGGAGAGGCTGCGCGAACTGCGGAACGAGGAAGATTCGATCGAGGATCGCGTCCTCGATGACCGCCTGCATGATGAATCGAAGCGCCTCGCTCCGCTCCGGCGCACGGCCGTTCGCCTTCGCCGGCAATTGACGGCATTTCGCGGCATCCTGAAGCACTTCGCCGAAGACAATGCCGACAAGCCTTCCCATGAAGGCTCGCGCGCGGCAGCAGAGCGGCTTTTCCGGCGGATCGAGGAACTGGATCAGGAAGTGCTGGAAGTGCAGGATCGGGCGCGGTTCCTACAGGATGAGATCGCGGCGAAGCTCGCCAATACGACGAACCGCCATCTCTATGTGCTGTCGATCCTGACCGCCATGCTGATGCCCGCGACGCTGGTCACGGGCATTTTCGGCATGAATACGAGCGATCTCTGGCTCGAAAAGGGCGGACATGGAACGCTGATCGCGATCTTCATCGCCGGATCAGCGTCGATTGGCGTGCTCTATCTGCTGCGGCGGCTCGGCTTCTTCGACTGA
- the cydX gene encoding cytochrome bd-I oxidase subunit CydX — MWYFSWILGIGLACAFAILNAMWYELRDDQVKLNSANRRN; from the coding sequence ATGTGGTACTTCTCCTGGATTCTCGGCATCGGCCTCGCCTGCGCCTTCGCGATCCTCAATGCTATGTGGTATGAGCTGCGCGACGATCAGGTGAAGCTGAATTCGGCAAACCGCCGCAACTGA
- the lpxA gene encoding acyl-ACP--UDP-N-acetylglucosamine O-acyltransferase, translating into MSKIHPSAVVEDGARLGADVSIGAFSYVGPDVVLGDGVVLKNHASVASNVTIGDGTTVSPFASIGGTPQSVHHKGEPGSIVIGKNCVIRENVTINFGLVGERRETRIGDRCFLMTGVHVAHDCTLGNDVILANCATMGGHVTIGNNVFMGGLCALHQFVRIGDNAIVGGLCPVWHDVIPFGALREGLEGLGGLNIIGMKRRGFSRPAIHALRAAYRDLFFTEGRFAERVERVAERYGDDENVMHIVSFIRERGKRRITMPHAVSGADVVEE; encoded by the coding sequence ATGTCCAAGATTCATCCCAGCGCTGTCGTTGAAGATGGCGCGCGCCTCGGCGCCGATGTGAGCATCGGTGCCTTTTCCTATGTCGGTCCCGATGTTGTGCTTGGCGACGGCGTCGTGCTGAAGAACCACGCCTCGGTGGCATCGAACGTCACCATTGGCGACGGCACGACGGTCAGCCCGTTTGCCTCGATCGGCGGCACGCCGCAATCGGTTCATCACAAGGGCGAGCCGGGCTCCATCGTCATCGGCAAGAACTGCGTCATCCGCGAGAATGTGACGATCAATTTCGGCCTCGTCGGCGAACGCCGCGAGACGCGGATCGGCGATCGCTGCTTCCTGATGACCGGCGTGCATGTCGCGCATGACTGCACCCTCGGCAACGATGTCATCCTCGCCAATTGCGCGACGATGGGCGGCCATGTGACCATCGGTAACAATGTGTTCATGGGCGGCCTCTGCGCGCTGCACCAGTTCGTACGCATCGGCGACAATGCGATCGTCGGCGGTCTATGCCCGGTCTGGCATGACGTCATCCCCTTCGGGGCGCTGCGCGAGGGGCTTGAAGGCCTTGGCGGTCTCAACATCATCGGCATGAAGCGCCGTGGATTTTCCCGTCCCGCTATTCATGCGTTGCGCGCGGCCTATCGCGACCTCTTCTTCACGGAGGGGCGCTTTGCCGAGCGGGTCGAGCGCGTCGCCGAGCGCTATGGGGACGATGAGAACGTCATGCATATCGTCTCCTTCATCCGCGAGCGCGGCAAGCGACGCATCACCATGCCGCACGCCGTCAGCGGAGCCGATGTCGTCGAGGAGTGA
- the lpxD gene encoding UDP-3-O-(3-hydroxymyristoyl)glucosamine N-acyltransferase: protein MADPVFFAPDGSLSLDEIVTLTGARLVGELNAELRITGVAPLDEAGSGDLTFVDGPRYLPLLATTRAGACFASSRHIAAVPAGVAALETAKPHDAYVAVLRQLYPSALRPAAILAPGLSPAAHIHPSARIEADVTIEAGAVVGAGAEIGRGTIVAPGAVIGPGVRIGRDCHIGSNATVTHALLGNRVILHPGVRIGQDGFGYLMSARGHAKVPQIGRVVIQDDVEIGANTTVDRGANRDTVIGEGTKIDNQVQIAHNVVIGRHCVIVSQVGISGSATLGDFVVIGGQAGVIGHASVGNGGQVAATSSVKDDVPPGGRYGGTPARPIKEWYREQLALRRLALRELKSGSRDEEES, encoded by the coding sequence ATGGCCGATCCTGTCTTCTTTGCGCCGGATGGCTCGCTGAGCCTCGATGAAATCGTGACGCTGACGGGTGCCCGGCTCGTTGGCGAGTTGAATGCGGAGCTGCGAATCACGGGTGTGGCGCCGCTCGACGAGGCCGGCTCCGGCGACCTGACTTTCGTCGACGGTCCTCGCTACCTGCCGCTGCTGGCGACGACGCGCGCTGGGGCCTGCTTTGCCTCTTCCCGGCATATCGCCGCGGTTCCGGCCGGGGTCGCCGCGCTTGAGACCGCCAAGCCTCATGACGCCTATGTCGCTGTGCTGAGGCAGCTCTATCCATCGGCGCTCCGGCCGGCAGCGATCCTCGCGCCGGGTCTGTCGCCAGCCGCTCATATTCACCCCTCGGCCAGGATCGAGGCGGATGTCACGATCGAGGCGGGCGCCGTGGTCGGCGCGGGGGCGGAGATTGGGCGTGGGACGATCGTTGCTCCGGGGGCTGTCATAGGACCTGGCGTGCGCATCGGCCGCGATTGCCATATCGGTTCGAATGCGACCGTTACCCACGCGCTTCTGGGCAACCGCGTCATTCTTCATCCGGGCGTGCGCATCGGCCAGGATGGCTTCGGCTACCTCATGAGCGCGCGCGGCCACGCCAAGGTCCCGCAGATCGGCCGTGTCGTCATCCAGGACGATGTCGAGATCGGCGCCAATACGACGGTCGACCGCGGCGCCAATCGCGATACGGTCATCGGCGAGGGCACCAAGATCGACAACCAGGTCCAGATTGCCCACAACGTCGTCATTGGCCGCCACTGCGTGATCGTCTCGCAGGTTGGCATTTCCGGCAGCGCCACGCTGGGCGACTTTGTCGTCATCGGCGGACAGGCCGGCGTGATCGGCCATGCGAGCGTCGGCAATGGCGGGCAGGTCGCGGCGACGTCGAGCGTCAAGGACGATGTCCCGCCCGGTGGACGATATGGCGGCACGCCTGCAAGACCTATCAAGGAATGGTATCGCGAGCAGCTCGCGCTGCGCCGGCTGGCTCTGCGCGAGTTGAAGTCGGGATCCCGCGACGAGGAGGAGAGCTGA